The following is a genomic window from Leptotrichia trevisanii DSM 22070.
ACACTATCGCCATAAATGACAATTTGTATATTTCCATTTTTACATTTCCTCCTCAAAAATCGACAACGTCATCCCATCCAGTTTTATTTTCTTTGCTAAAAATTTCCCTTTCCCTCTTGCAGCTAAAAATGCACAAGGCTCAGAAACCCCGTAAACTCCAATAGTTTTTTTCACATATTCTGATTTTTCCTCAATCAAATCTTCCATTTTCAAAATATCTTCCTTACCAAAGAATTTAATTGGGATTCTAAGTTCCTCCATTGCCTCAAGAAGTCCTGTTTCATCTAATTTTACCCAAGCGGATGCTACCATTTTTATGGCAGAAAGCTCTAAATTCCATTTCTCCATTGCATATTTTAATTTTTCTATAATGTGTTCCTTGCTAACTCCTCTCCTGCAGCCAATTCCAATAAAAATATTTTGCGGAACAATTTTGGAAATTTCAATATTTTTTCGATTTGACACAATTATCGCTCCTGCACTATTTTCATTAATATCTACAATATTTTTGGGTAAATGCAGACTTACATTTTCTCCATTCACAATTAATGAAGTTATTTTTTTTGCTCCATCCAAATCTTCCAATTTTGCCTTAATTTTCTGTGACAGCATATCGACTGCTATTTTTCCACCAACATCAGACGCCGTAGTAATCACAGGAATAGCTCCAATTCCATCAGCAATTTTTTTACATTCTTCATTTGCCCCTCCAAGATGTCCTGAAAGTAATGAAATAACAAAATTGGCATGATCATCAACAGTAATTACCGCAGGATCAGTATCTTTACTCTTGAATTTTCCGTCAATAATTCTCACAACTGCCCCAGTTGCCGCAACAAATATATGTAAATCATATTCATTAAATGTTTTTTCCAGCAAAATCGGCATTCTTTCGTTTATTACAAACAAATTTTTGTTATTTTCACTTTCAAGATTAAGTAAATTAGCCACTCTTTCTGAAACATAGATATGTAAGTCATTGTAAACATTTTCTTTTATTTTCAGACAAGTTTCGTACCCATTTTTACTCACACAGTAAATTGCTGTTCTCATTTTTTCTCCCTTTTCTCATTTGATTTTAAAATCACTTTTTTATGATTATTCCTCCAGTTTTTTCATTATTTCATAAAGTTTACTTTTTTCTAGTTTATTTGAAAAATCTGTACTTTCTTTTTCGTCAGCTGATACCAATGTTGATATTATTCTTAAATACATATTTTCTAATATGATACTGTATTTTATTGAATCTTCTGTCATTTTTTCATTATTCGCAACATTTTTTAAATAATAATCAGTTGCCTCTTTTACAGTTTTTGTCTTAAATCCTCCTGCCTGTTTCAAATCTTTTTGCATTATCTCGTTAATTTTTGAAAGATTTAATAACAAGTCAAAAGAATAGACTAACTCATCTACAACACCAAATTCTCTTTTGTTTTCTTCTGTCTGAAAGAAATCTTTAACAATCTTTATTTTTTCAACTTGTTTTTTAGCTATTTCCTGCATTTTTGTCATCTTTTTTTCATTAGTTGCCGTATTTACCATAAATTCATTAAAATCTTTGCTGTCTTTTAACATATCTATATCCATCGTTACTATTTAAATTATAAACAGCAGGTTTATCCTTGTATTTTTCTTTAATTTTGTTAAAATATGTTTGAGCTTTTTTCTTTTCTCCAATTTGATAATAATATAATCCTGTTACGCTCCATCTTTCAAAATCGGTAATTCCTTTATCTTTTAAGTTTTCTTCGTTTATTTTTTGTGCCTTTAAAGTATTCTTATTTCCACCTTTTTTCAAATACATTGTCGATAAATATTGTTTAACCACGATATTATTTCTGTCTTTTTTCAACAGCATTTCTGCTTTGGCAATCAAACTGTCAATTTCATCTTGCTGTGGAATAATCGACATTTCACCTCTTGAATCTAACAAAAAATCAGATGTTTCATCAATTATATTTTGCTTCACTCCTCTTTTTGAAAGCGTTTCCTTAACATTTTCCCTCAAAGTATACGCATTCAGGCCAAAACACATTGTTAAAAAAACTGTAATTGTATAAATTATTTTTTTCATAACTAATCTTCCTTTCTGTTTTTTTCTTTTTTGAAAAATTTTCTAAACTTCCATCCTAAACACATTAATTACTGCCGTTTCATAAGGGTGAACTTCTTTTACCAAATAATATGCCAATTCTTCAAAATTCCTTTTAACTCTGAATCTTATTATTTTTTCGTTGGCAACACTTGCTTTTCCAACTTCCCCGTCAAAAGGACTTCCACCTTCCAACGTTTTCCAATGTCCAGTTACATCAGCTGTAGAATATACATCTGCATAAAATCCTTCCGTCAAAAGCGAATATTTTTGCAAGTTTTCCACAATCTTTTCCACATAATTTTCTGGTACAAAAACTTCAAAACAGCTATATTGTTTCTTGAATTCCAACTTTGAGCTAATTAAATTGTCATTTTCGTAATTTAAAGTCAAATAAAAGAATGGGAAATTTTTAAACAATAATTTCAAAAATATTTTATCACCTTCCCACAATTCCAAATCCAAAATTTCATTTTTTGGAATCCATTTCAAATCTCCTTCATCACATTCTTTTTCTATCCCAGTAAAGTCAGAACTTGTATAAACATACATAAATAAAGGCTCATCTTCATTATAGTTAAAAATTACCAGCCCTTTGTATTTATAATTATTCAGTTTGTATCCTGTTTCTTCAAATACTTCTCTCATCAAACATTGCTCGGGCGTTTCTCCTGTTTCCAGCTTTCCACCTACGCCAATCCATTTACCCTTATTTATATCAATTTCTTTTTTATTTCTGTATAACATCAAATATTTATTATCCTTTTCAAGATAACATAATGTTGCAATCATTTCTTTCTCCTCTTTTTATAACTTATTTTCCAAATACTTTTTCAAAATCGGAATATGACTAGTTTCAGGAGTTCTGCTTGCAAAAACCATTGTAACATTCCTTGAAATTAGTTCAATTTTTATTTTTTGTAAAAACTTATCAAAATCAGGATTTTTTTCTAATTCATTCAAATATCCTGCTGCAAACGTTTCAAAATCAATTTTTCCTTTGTGGTAATCT
Proteins encoded in this region:
- the cbiG gene encoding cobalt-precorrin 5A hydrolase, with translation MRTAIYCVSKNGYETCLKIKENVYNDLHIYVSERVANLLNLESENNKNLFVINERMPILLEKTFNEYDLHIFVAATGAVVRIIDGKFKSKDTDPAVITVDDHANFVISLLSGHLGGANEECKKIADGIGAIPVITTASDVGGKIAVDMLSQKIKAKLEDLDGAKKITSLIVNGENVSLHLPKNIVDINENSAGAIIVSNRKNIEISKIVPQNIFIGIGCRRGVSKEHIIEKLKYAMEKWNLELSAIKMVASAWVKLDETGLLEAMEELRIPIKFFGKEDILKMEDLIEEKSEYVKKTIGVYGVSEPCAFLAARGKGKFLAKKIKLDGMTLSIFEEEM
- a CDS encoding NUDIX domain-containing protein: MIATLCYLEKDNKYLMLYRNKKEIDINKGKWIGVGGKLETGETPEQCLMREVFEETGYKLNNYKYKGLVIFNYNEDEPLFMYVYTSSDFTGIEKECDEGDLKWIPKNEILDLELWEGDKIFLKLLFKNFPFFYLTLNYENDNLISSKLEFKKQYSCFEVFVPENYVEKIVENLQKYSLLTEGFYADVYSTADVTGHWKTLEGGSPFDGEVGKASVANEKIIRFRVKRNFEELAYYLVKEVHPYETAVINVFRMEV
- a CDS encoding DUF488 domain-containing protein, translating into MNKLNWKRIYEKTKETDGFRVFVDRLWARGIKKEDIKIDYWAKEITPTKELREDYHKGKIDFETFAAGYLNELEKNPDFDKFLQKIKIELISRNVTMVFASRTPETSHIPILKKYLENKL